The nucleotide window ATACTATTACTCAATGTAAATaagataatatatttattatacaataaatgtttaaatttaataaaacgaTGGTAACAATCAATTTCCCAAAagatttaatataaatttcCTTACATGCATATACTATTACTCAATGTAAATaagataatatatttattatacaataaatgtttaaatttaataaaacgaTGGTAACAATCAATTTCCCAAAAGatttaatataagaaaattataataaataaagatactccttttatattaataaatctaCATCTAGTGTCTGTCTTAAAAGGGAGCATGAGGGGCCTGTGTCCCGGGCCCATAAAAAGTTAGAAATAAAAAGTTAGAAAAACAAtggttttaatatttaatagttaggGGCCCATAAtagtatttttagtaattagGAGCCTataacaaatattttacacCAAGCTTCTGAAATCTCAAGGTCAGCCCTAGTTACTTTCACAAAACTTAtgctaaaaacacaaaaattagagtatatattgtaaaaaaaaaattatttgtaataTATTGACTTTTTGTAGCTAAATTCTTTTGCCGCATGTGTCTACGGTATCATCTAATTTTTGCTCCAAGTTCTATTAGGAGATGATTAACCTATATTAATCTAATTAACTTTATTCTCAGGTTTCACCTAGTCTTCCTATCTTATTATTATCCACTTATTTGAAAATCACAAAATAGAAAAACCATTATAAATGTAACGCAATTATAccaatttttaagaaaataaaaatatttgatatggtgcaattaaataaataatgacagtGAGAGTAACATTACAAAAACTTTGAAGTttcattaataataagaaatgtATTTCAATGACAGTGGAAGTAAAACATAACACAATTATATAAGCCCACCAAATATTCTatagaaaatttcaaaaaattcaacTTTATATTAAAAGAGCACACTCATAAACCCTAAATAAATTAGGAAAAAACATAAGATTTAAAAATCTATCAAAAAGACtccaatttaaatgaaaaagggCTCTAAATTTTGTTAAGACTTATTTTGGATATCTCATATCTCCCGTAAGTAGTAGTGTCTCCCTTTTTGACTTCTTATAATCAACttgaacaaatttgttaaactaaaaaaagaaagaaagagatccatatttgatcaatcaaaataataacaataaaaagcaattaaaatctaattttctaaataaatCATTCACATGGAAAGAAGAAAATATgatatcaaaatcaataaataaaaaaattcaagaaaagaaaagagataAAAATGTACTAATGCATGGGATATGGCCCATTCATCGAAATTGATTACATGTTTTACTTCTCTCTTTCGTTAGAAttaaataaaccaaaaaaatctaCAGAGAaagataatcaaaataaaaaaactcaatttttagaaatgaaaatagaagaaagatagaaaaattttattagaaaaagatAGAAGTAATCTTCCACCAAAAGCTGCAATGATCTTCAAAAAATGTGAGAATTAGTTTAGTGAGATAGAAAAACTCAATAATATTACAGTAATTAATGTCTTAAATGTAGGGATTATTATAGTAGATAATCTAGTATTAAAGACTATTTCAGGTAATAGCGTATTCAGTACTCTAATTATTAGGTGTAAACTAAACTCATAAGAAAGTGACATGTGTTCTTAGGTGGTCTCTGTTTTAGTATTAGATATAGATAGATTCACCTTTTACACTATTTACAATAAAGTTCGATGCCAAATGTTGGTTTAAAACATTAtttaattacattttatttaatttatctcaTCACCTAATTTTatgacattaatttttataatttttaaatatatgaaaTGAAAACATTTACTTTCAAAATTAAGGgcattaaaaattaagaaacttcaaatttttttatgtggGTGACTCTTGAGCAAAATTCGCAATTGTTCATCGCGTTGACCGtgacaaattttatttaaaacttGTTGAATCTAATagaaaagtaaatttttttatattttaaatttatattgaacttattaactttttaaatattcattttgattatagttATCAATTTAGTGTGTCGtaatcataaattttataattagagTTTAAGAATGGATAAAAGACGGCAGATCAATATTAGAAGAGGTTGCagacttacaagttacaaccaaTAAGAccctcattttttaaaaaacctgCATATGACAATAAAAACAAGATAAGACAAGGCACATAGCATGATATGATAAATATAAAAGCTAAACCCAAGAAATTATATAGtctaagaaaaatgaaaaagccCAAACAGTATAAAGATAGCAATTGATAGTTTTTAGTTAGTACACCAATAAGGCCTCTCCAACTAATATTATTTATAGTCAAgtttttaaaaagattaaaactttGTATGTCGTTCCTAAATGTGTACTCTCCCACGTTTCTAAGATCTACCACTTCTTTTCCATCAACCCTAATATTCATCATCCTTCTTACAAGTGGTTAGTAGTCtttattatttgtataataattaatactttctcctattcaatttatttaatttatcccatttgctttataattattatttattaatcatttttaatttatattttaattttaatttataagttaaaatataattaaatgaaattttgttttattcgtctcaatgtaagtattattaatatataactaaaaatattaGTTATTAAGTAATGTTTTAATAAgtgtaaaaaagtaaatgaaataaATAGGTTAAATAGAAGGCagtaatattattatgatgCTATTGAGTATTCACCAATTAAAAAAGTAAAGCGTTGTTATCTGAAACTGAGACTCAAACACAAACAGAGTTCCCAGTTACCACCTCCTGTAAAACCAACCACATTGTACCAAGTTTATAGCAATATTACCCCACATTTCTGTCTGCCATCCACTTATACGGAATGTCTCGTTTtttccatttctttttttttttttcgttaaaGATAtgcctttcaaatttcaccATTGTAATCTGTACTACTTTACTTAAAATGCTATTGCTAAATATCtcattgttgtaattgttcatATCACTCTAccccttttaaaaaataattcctCTTTGTTTCTTAAAGCAGTTGTGTTGTTTTgaggtgtttttttaaaaaaaactttttaattatattataaattttagataaaaatagtcttatttattttattttaatatcttAATAATGTTTATAGTCTTTATATActttccactaacttcattttaacatttttatatttcttacatTTTCCACTAATTATAAAAAACATTTATTCAATAATTGTGGTTCgcatatttttttcaataactttcttttaaaattttttttaatatttataatctatACTTTTCTcactaaatttattattcaataaaataatatatttactatttaaaatattttattttttttaattctcataaATATTTGTTATGAAAAGATTGAAAACTTTAAGGATTGAAAAATATacctctttaaaaaaaaatatttcctgTGAGATATATACTCGTACTCATAACTCCTATTATGAACACCAAATAGCTTACTTAGTTCATAAATCTACGAGAAACTTCCATCCTATTTCAACCTTTTTCTTCCCCTTCCTTTAAAACCCCGTCTTCAAGACTCCAAACTCCAAACTCCAAACACACCACAAACTCAAACCATCTATCTTCTAAAACCAATACGCTGTTTTTCCCCCTTCTAAATCAATGTCTTCCTACAAACTCATACAACTACTTCTACTATCTATAATCATCTCtttatcaattacaattacCCAAATAACAGCAAAACAACACCTATATCTCCCCATGACTCACTCCCTTTCAAACTCAAAATTCAAATCCTCCCACCACCTCTTAAAATCCACCACCACAATCTCCACAAAACGACACCGTCGCAACACCAACCAACAAGTCTCCCTCCCTCTTACACCTGGCAGTGACTACACACTTTCCTTCACTCTCAACTCTCAAACTCTCTCTGTTTATATGGACACAGGAAGCGACGTCGTTTGGTTCCCCTGCTCCCCCTTCGAGTGTATACTCTGTGAAGGAAAATACCAACCTGGTACTCTCACCTCTCTGAACGTCTCCAAATCATCTCTCATCTCGTGCAAGTCACGTGCGTGTTCCACTGCTCattcttctctctcctcttcaGACCTCTGTGCTATGGCCAAATGCCCACTTGAAGATATCGAAACTTCGGATTGTTCTTCCTATTCTTGCCCTTCTTTTTACTATGCTTATGGGGATGGAAGTTTAATTGCTAAACTTCATAAAGATAACTTAAAAATGCCctcaaattcaaataaaaacccattaattttaaaagattttacATTTGGGTGTGCTCATTCAACATTAGGAGAACCAATTGGGGTTGCTGGGTTTGGTAGAggttctctttctcttcctgcACAATTAGCTAATTTATCCCCTGATTTAGGGAAccaattttcttattgtttagTTTCTCACTCCTTTGACTCTGCTAAACTTAAACACCCAAGTCCACTTATTCTTGGAAAATACAACAAAAGAGATgatttttttgatgaaattaatGATTCTAAGTTTGTGTATACACCCATGTTGGATAACCCAAAACATCCTTATTTCTATTCTGTTGGGTTAGAAGCAGTTTCTGTTGGGAATAAGAGAATTACAGCACCTGTGAATTTAAGGAGAGTTGATAATCATGGAAACGGCGGCGTTGTGGTGGATAGTGGGACCACTTATACTATGTTGCCAACAAGGTTTTATAACTCGGTGGCTGTTGAGTTGGATCGGCGAGTTGGGAAGGTGTTTAAGCGAGATATGGAGACTGAGTCAACAACTGGGTTGAGTCCGTGTTATAGGTTGCATGGTGGGAAAGGGAGTTTGGGGATGGTAGTGCCGAGTTTGGTGTTACATTTTGGAGGGAATAATAATAAATCTAGTGTGGTTCTTCCTAGGAGGAAttatttttatgagtttttggaCGGTGGGGATGAGATCAAGAAAGGGAAGAAAGTTGGGTGTTTTATGATGATGGACGGGGGTGATGATGCTGAGAGTGAGAGTGGACCCGGTGCGACACTTGGGAATTATCAACAACAGGGGTTTGAGGTGGTTTATGATTTGGAGGAACGTCGGGTGGGGTTTGCTCGTAGAAAGTGCGCAACTTTGTGGAATAGTCTTAACCAGCACTAATGTGCGCTGGTGGAAATGAAGAGGTAGAATAAGTTTATTTTGGGGGTTGACTTTTGAATATTGGTCAACGGAGGTGTTGACCGCACGTGAGGATATTTTGATAAGGTTAACCACAGTTTGTGCATAGAAGAAAGTACTActttaaaactttaaatttaaatatggtGGTTGAAAGGGGTGTAAAAATTTGGCCTCATTTGTAAGTTGcaaatatagttttttttttgacaattttgttttttatttttttttctaaagctTAATtgtgtaaaataataaaaaatattatggtatatttattgtattattaatatttaaatttgtacATTTTGGGTGTTTAATAATTTAACTTCACCCCTAGATATGATTATGGGGTGTTTAGTTAAATAGCTTAATGGATAATTTCAGTTTATTTTGGCATAAATAGAGAGTTGAGTGgttaaataatcaaattttaatgtttagtaaATGATCTGGTCAAAACAATTTATTAGTATGAATAAACGGATTTTTAATAAGCTTTTCTTAGAAAATCAGTCAATCAAAccatttgataaaattaacGATTAAATTAACCACTCGAATTTACTATTAATTAGTTAGCTTATCAACTATTAATTACTTGTGAAACACTTCTATGTAAAACTTTGTATTTGCATGAGAAACCGGAGAAAAGGGGGAAAATATGGAGTAGGACAAAAGAGTGAGTTCAAGAGATGAACCATAAGTGGGAAAATGTTAAAGAATAAATGtgaaatatataagaaatacaaagaataaaatagatcaaaatggagaaaaagaaaacaaattaatgAACTAAGATGGACcatttgacaaattaaaagaataaaacaaaTGAGAATTAGGAATGTTTCGCTTGAGGGATTTTAGGAAGGAAATGTGATTTTGTCTCAAAAATAAGTctaaatttttgtttgtttagaggTAATGAGACTAGAGAATgggaataaaatggaaaaaaatctCCAAGAAAAATATCTTAGGGGAGGGTAGGTATTTGGGTTGAGActttcattttagttctttcttTCAAGTTCTTACCATGACAAATAAGAGATGAGACTTTTTTATCTTCAATGTTTCAACTTAAAAGTCTCACAAGTTTTATGCCCTTGTGCGAAACACCCCATAAAAGTACTATTACAAAGATTTCAAAAAACTGGTAGTATAATAAAGTATAGATATCAAATGAACTATATTATAGAACAGAATTATTCATTGACTTGTATAGTAAATTAGTCATACACTGAGACTCTCTATATGTTTACTATTGCAAAGATTTGTGCATGTGCTAATGCTCAATGAGCAACCTTCATACACTATGTTTGAGCCATCAATATGCTTGCATGCATGACCTTATTGCTTAATTCGGTACTAATCTAAGATGCTTGTCCGAACGCTTTATTACTCGTATGAGCGCGAGTAGATCTGAAAAAAATGTAGATTACACATATTTCTTTCATTCAAGGCacactcttttttcttttttttttttaacttggtAAGATGAAGATCACGCTAATAATTTGAGGGGAAGGTAAAAAAAATGTCTTAAAAGTGTGCTCACTGCAATttagttttatattattttaattcaattttgttgaacttaatttattattatattctctCTTATTATTCGGTTTAAGTTCattataacttattaaattcaatttttcttttacttctatattttttattattattctttttcatTCAACCTAACTATTTTACAAATATTAAGATATAAATTCTTTTACACTCTTATAAGATCTACAagttaatttaaatttagattttaCTTCAGTTGGAGTAAGTATTATCTTTTTCAAGCAAGATCTTGAATTTGAATCTCACTTAATTATCCCTTTCTCTCGACCTacattataatccaaaaaatCTACTAGTAAGCAAAGATTTATAATCATGAAAAGATCAGTGATATAAATGCAAATTAAATCTACAAATAGTCCAATATAGTCTAATTCTAGATGTAACATAAGTATTTTGTGACCAAAATCAAAGGCCCTCTTTTATTAGGGTCCCTTTGGAATCCATATTGTAGGCAATGGACCCAAAGTTGGTACCATTTGCCTTGAAGCCAACTAACAATGTATGTACAAATTTGATTACCTGGATATTGTCCTTCAAAATGTCGCTAGCAAGTTCATAGATATTTGAGCGCCAACAAATATGATAATAGATTCAAATTATTTTACATGATACCATCTTTCttataaattatagttttatatcttagaattttacaaatatt belongs to Amaranthus tricolor cultivar Red isolate AtriRed21 chromosome 17, ASM2621246v1, whole genome shotgun sequence and includes:
- the LOC130804866 gene encoding probable aspartyl protease At4g16563, giving the protein MSSYKLIQLLLLSIIISLSITITQITAKQHLYLPMTHSLSNSKFKSSHHLLKSTTTISTKRHRRNTNQQVSLPLTPGSDYTLSFTLNSQTLSVYMDTGSDVVWFPCSPFECILCEGKYQPGTLTSLNVSKSSLISCKSRACSTAHSSLSSSDLCAMAKCPLEDIETSDCSSYSCPSFYYAYGDGSLIAKLHKDNLKMPSNSNKNPLILKDFTFGCAHSTLGEPIGVAGFGRGSLSLPAQLANLSPDLGNQFSYCLVSHSFDSAKLKHPSPLILGKYNKRDDFFDEINDSKFVYTPMLDNPKHPYFYSVGLEAVSVGNKRITAPVNLRRVDNHGNGGVVVDSGTTYTMLPTRFYNSVAVELDRRVGKVFKRDMETESTTGLSPCYRLHGGKGSLGMVVPSLVLHFGGNNNKSSVVLPRRNYFYEFLDGGDEIKKGKKVGCFMMMDGGDDAESESGPGATLGNYQQQGFEVVYDLEERRVGFARRKCATLWNSLNQH